The following are encoded together in the Dama dama isolate Ldn47 chromosome 27, ASM3311817v1, whole genome shotgun sequence genome:
- the FAM210A gene encoding protein FAM210A, with product MQWNVPKTVFRLAHRTCMEPHKAGLLGHCQNIKGPLLLYTPESRVVVVQGPQKRWLHLPTAQCVAKERKPFITVPSQPGVFHHKQWEQDILSKRVLSSSATSSGHPSEKKEEPDPLQDRSISLYQRFKKTFRQYGKVLIPVHLVTSAVWFGTFYYAAIKGVNVVPFLELIGLPDSIVNILKNSQSGNALTAYALFKIATPARYTVTLGGTSFTVKYLRSRGYMSTPPPVKEYLQDKMEETKELLTEKMEETKDRLTEKLQETKGKVSLKKKVE from the exons ATGCAATGGAATGTACCAAAGACTGTATTCCGACTGGCACATAGGACGTGCATGGAACCACATAAAGCCGGTCTTTTGGGACACTGTCAAAACATAAAGGGACCATTACTTTTGTATACCCCGGAATCCAGAGTGGTTGTGGTACAGGGCCCTCAGAAACGGTGGCTGCACTTACCCACTGCCCAGTGTGTTGCAAAGGAAAGGAAGCCATTCATTACTGTTCCATCCCAACCAGGGGTCTTTCACCATAAACAGTGGGAGCAGGATATCTTATCCAAGAGAGTTCTGTCATCCAGTGCCACATCCTCAGGACATccctctgaaaaaaaggaagaacctgATCCGTTACAAGACAGATCTATTAGTCTTTATCAAcgatttaagaaaacatttagaCAATATGGAAAAGTTTTGATTCCAGTGCATCTAGTAACTTCTGCTGTTTGGTTTGGAACATTTTACTATGCAGCCATAAA aGGAGTGAATGTCGTTCCTTTTCTAGAACTTATTGGGTTACCTGACAGTATAGTGAACATTCTGAAAAATTCCCAGAGTGGAAATGCACTAACAGCATATGCCCTGTTTAAG ATTGCAACGCCTGCGCGGTACACTGTAACCCTGGGGGGGACCTCCTTCACTGTGAAGTATCTGCGTAGCCGGGGCTACATGTCGACGCCACCCCCCGTGAAGGAGTACCTGCAAGACAAGATGGAGGAAACAAAGGAGCTCCTCACAGAGAAGATGGAGGAGACAAAGGACAGACTCACGGAAAAACTGCAAGAAACCAAAGGAAAGGTTTCTCTTAAGAAAAAAGTGGAATAG
- the RNMT gene encoding mRNA cap guanine-N7 methyltransferase, which produces MENSAKAEEHEKIFHKEVETSLDSETESSFIIDENTTSPGTDLSAKAPTCGQVNTPKKRKIEFEDDLVKESSSCGEDTPPKKRKLDVEIAPEEKGSGDDEGISRRRRIETDGFPKDEPTGDGTQKRRKIELEDVPEKQKNLEEGHSSAVAAHYNELQEVGLEKRSQSRIFYLRNFNNWMKSVLIGEFLEKVRQKKKRDITVLDLGCGKGGDLLKWKKGRIDKLVCTDIADVSVRQCQQRYEDMKNRCRDNEYIFSAEFITADCSKELLTDKFRDREMCFDICSCQFVCHYSFESYEQADIMLRNACERLSPGGYFIGTTPNSFELIRRLEASETESFGNEIYTVKFQKKGDYPLFGCKYDFNLEGVVDVPEFLVYFPLLNEMAKKYNMKLVYKKTFLEFYEEKIKNNENKMLLKRMQALEPYPANENSRLASEKVGDYEHAVKYMKNGQVKLPLGTLSKSEWEATSIYLVFAFEKQQ; this is translated from the exons atggaaaattctgcaaaagcagaagaacatgaaaaaatctTTCATAAAGAAGTAGAAACATCATTAGATTCAGAAACAGAGTCATCATTCATTATTGATGAAAATACAACCTCTCCTGGGACTGATCTTTCTGCAAAGGCTCCTACTTGTGGGCAAGTAAACacaccaaaaaagagaaaaatagagttTGAGGATGATCTTGTAAAGGAAAGTTCTAGTTGTGGGGAAGACACTccacccaagaaaagaaaacttgatgTTGAAATTGCCCCAGAGGAAAAAGGTTCTGGTGATGATGAAGGCATTTCAAGGAGAAGAAGAATAGAAACTGATGGTTTTCCAAAAGATGAACCTACTGGAGATGGCactcagaaaaggagaaaaatagaactTGAAGATGTTCCTGAAAAGCAAAAG AACTTGGAAGAAGGACACAGCTCAGCAGTGGCTGCTCACTACAATGAACTCCAGGAAGTTGGTTTGGAGAAGCGTAGCCAAAGTAGAATTTTTTACCTAAGAAATTTTAATAATTGGATGAAAAGTGTCCTGAttg GGGAATTTTTAGAAAAggtgagacagaaaaagaaacgTGACATCACTGTTTTGGACCTAGGATGTGGTAAAGGTGGAGATTTGCTCaagtggaaaaaaggaagaattgaCAAGCTAGTTTGTACTG ATATCGCTGATGTTTCTGTCAGACAGTGTCAGCAGCGGTATGAGGACATGAAAAATCGTTGTCGTGATAATGAGTATATTTTCAGTGCAGAATTTATAACTGCTGATTGTTCAAAG GAACTACTGACTGATAAGTTTCGTGACCGAGAAATGTGCTTTGACATCTGCAGTTGTCAGTTTGTCTGTCATTACTCATTTGAGTCCTATGAGCAGGCTGACATCATGCTCAGAAATGCGTGTGAAAGACTGAGCCCTGGAGGCTATTTTATTGGTACCACTCCCAATAGCTTTGAATTGAT AAGACGCCTTGAAGCTTCAGAAACAGAATCATTTGGAAATGAAATATATACTGTGAAATTTCAGAAGAAAGGAGATTATCCTTTATTTGGCTGCAAATATGACTTCAACTTGGAAGGTGTTGTGGATGTCCCTGAATTCTTGGTCTATTTTCCATTGCTAAATGA AATGGCGAAGAAGTACAATATGAAATTAGTCTACAAAAAAACATTTCTGGAATTCTATGAGGAAAAGATtaagaacaatgaaaataaaatgctgttAAAACGAATGCAGGCCCTGGAG CCATATCCTGCAAACGAGAATTCCAGACTTGCCTCTGAGAAGGTGGGTGACTATGAACATgctgtgaagtacatgaagaacGGTCAAGTGAAGCTACCTTTG